A genome region from Danio aesculapii chromosome 2, fDanAes4.1, whole genome shotgun sequence includes the following:
- the proca gene encoding vitamin K-dependent protein C has protein sequence MRSLFFWILTLVVFCSDGGLCETVFSSSPKAHMLLRSRRANTFMEELKPASLERECREELCDFEEAREIFITREATLEFWTAYKDGNQCTTNPCVHGKCVDLLQDYSCTCDSGFEGKHCDLRRTATNCSLNNGDCDHECRESKNGLARTCSCIKGYQLQDNSRKCTAKNDASCGQIRIPKSAYANKPMAGLQPWVIGGTVGKRGESPWQALILNHLGKFHCGGVLIDENWVLTAAHCLETSSMFSVRLGDYERFKFEGSEITLPVKQFISHPQYNPITVDNDIALLRLAGPAKFSTYILPACLPSLDLAERMLHRNGTVTVVTGWGKNNRTAHRFSSTLNYVELPIIDNKECSRHMMNNLTDNMLCAGVLGQVKDACEGDSGGPMMTLFHDTWFLVGLVSWGEGCGQRDKLGIYTKVASYLDWIDSVRQG, from the exons ATGAGGAGTCTTTTCTTCTGGATCTTAACACTGGTTGTATTTTGTTCTGATGGCGGTCTTTGCGAGACAG TATTTTCTAGCAGCCCAAAAGCACATATGCTCCTCCGTTCAAGAAGAGCCAACACTTTCATGGAGGAACTTAAGCCGGCATCGCTGGAGCGGGAGTGTAGAGAGGAACTGTGCGATTTCGAAGAAGCAAGAGAAATCTTTATAACCAGGGAGGCCACG CTGGAGTTCTGGACGGCATATAAAG ATGGAAACCAGTGCACCACGAATCCGTGTGTTCATGGGAAGTGTGTTGACCTGTTGCAGGATTACTCCTGCACCTGCGACTCTGGATTTGAAGGGAAACATTGTGACCTGC GCAGGACAGCCACTAACTGTTCGCTGAACAACGGAGACTGTGATCATGAATGCCGCGAGAGTAAGAACGGTCTTGCTCGCACATGCAGTTGCATCAAGGGATACCAACTCCAAGACAATTCCAGAAAATGTACTGCCAAAA ATGATGCTTCATGTGGCCAGATCCGAATCCCAAAATCTGCCTATGCAAACAAACCTATGGCTGGTTTACAGCCATGGGTTATTGGAGGTACAGTTGGCAAAAGGGGAGAGAGCCCCTGGCAG GCTCTCATACTGAATCACTTGGGCAAGTTTCATTGTGGTGGAGTTCTGATTGATGAAAACTGGGTTCTCACTGCAGCTCACTGCCTAGAGACGAGTTCCATGTTCAGTGTCAGACTGG GCGACTACGAAAGGTTCAAGTTTGAAGGCTCCGAGATCACCCTTCCCGTCAAACAATTCATCTCTCACCCACAATACAACCCAATCACAGTGGACAACGACATCGCTTTGTTGCGCTTGGCGGGTCCGGCCAAATTTTCCACATATATTCTTCCGGCATGCCTTCCCAGCCTGGACCTGGCAGAACGAATGTTACATCGCAACGGGACGGTAACCGTCGTCACAGGCTGGGGGAAGAACAACCGAACTGCCCACCGCTTCAGTTCAACGCTCAACTACGTGGAACTACCGATTATTGACAACAAAGAGTGTTCCAGGCATATGATGAACAACCTCACCGAcaacatgctctgcgctggagtATTGGGGCAGGTCAAAGACGCCTGTGAGGGGGACAGCGGGGGTCCGATGATGACGTTGTTTCATGATACATGGTTCCTGGTGGGTTTGGTGTCCTGGGGAGAAGGCTGCGGGCAGAGAGACAAACTGGGCATCTACACCAAAGTGGCCAGCTATCTGGATTGGATAGATAGTGTCCGTCAGGGGTAG